One Tachypleus tridentatus isolate NWPU-2018 chromosome 3, ASM421037v1, whole genome shotgun sequence DNA window includes the following coding sequences:
- the LOC143247870 gene encoding solute carrier family 23 member 2-like, with amino-acid sequence MLNEIDEPKVSIVDIKDEDRVKGDILYSVDEVPRWYLCILLGIQQFLMMFGSTLAYSYLVTPKLCIQETDPARGYITSTIFFVSGLGTLIQSTFVTRPHPFNYVMQLENETSIKDIPHEDICI; translated from the exons ATGCTGAACGAAATCGACGAGCCGAAG GTTTCTATTGTGGACATCAAAGACGAAGACAGAGTCAAGGGTGACATCTTATACTCTGTGGATGAAGTTCCTCGTTGGTACCTGTGTATTCTACTTGGGATTCAG CAATTCCTGATGATGTTCGGGTCGACTTTGGCATATTCTTACTTAGTCACACCAAAGCTCTGCATCCAAGAAACCGACCCGGCGAGGGGCTACATaacatcaacaatattttttgtgtCAGGTTTAGGAACCCTAATCCAGTCAACTTTCGTTACAAG GCCACACCCGTTCAACTATGTCATGCAGCTGGAAAATGAAACGTCAATTAAAGATATTCCTCATGAAGACATATGTATATAG